The window TACCGCTACCGCGCCATGCGGGCTCGTGGGGGGCCCCGGTGGCCCTGGGTCAACCTGGTGACCGTGCACTGGCTCCAGGCGACGATCCTGTGGTTCGTCTCCCTCCCGCTCCTGATCGGGCTTCGGTCGACTGGCCCCGTTTCCATGCCCCTGGTCTGGCTCGGCGTGGCGGTCTGGGCAGTCGGGTTCTACTTCGAAGCTCGGGGCGACTGGGACCTGGCCCGGTTCCGGGCCGACCCCGCCAACCGGGGCAAGGTCCTCGATACCGGCGTCTGGCGCTACACCCGCCACCCGAACTACTTCGGCGACGCGGCCGTCTGGTGGGGCCTCTACCTCGTGGCGACCGCCGCGGGGGCCGCCCTTACCCTGGCGAGCCCGGTGGTCATGACCCTGCTCCTGCTCAAGGTGTCGGGCGTGGCCTTGCTCGAGAAGAAGCTGGTCGACACCAAGCCGCAGTACCGGGAGTACGTCCGCCGGACCAGCGCCTTCCTCCCGCGCCCCCCGAAGCCATGATCGTCGACGATCGGGCTCGGAG is drawn from Candidatus Hydrogenedentota bacterium and contains these coding sequences:
- a CDS encoding DUF1295 domain-containing protein, which produces YRYRAMRARGGPRWPWVNLVTVHWLQATILWFVSLPLLIGLRSTGPVSMPLVWLGVAVWAVGFYFEARGDWDLARFRADPANRGKVLDTGVWRYTRHPNYFGDAAVWWGLYLVATAAGAALTLASPVVMTLLLLKVSGVALLEKKLVDTKPQYREYVRRTSAFLPRPPKP